GCTTCTCAGCATATCCGTGCAGTCATGAGCGAGCTTCAGAGGCTCGAAAAGCCTTATAAACGAATCATGATCGTAGGTGGCGGCAATGTCGGGGCGGGGCTTGCACAACGGCTAGAGAAGAATTACAGCGTAAAACTCATCGAGCGGGATCAGCAGCGAGCCGCAGAGCTTGCAGAGATATTGCAAGATACGATTGTCTTCTACGGTGATGCCTCGGATCAGGAATTGCTGGCTGAAGAGCATATTGAACAAGTGGATGTATTCATCGCTATTACCAATGATGATGAAGCGAACATCATGTCCGCAATGCTGGCCAAGAGGATGGGCGCGAAAAAGGCGATGGTTCTCATCCAGCGCAGTGCATATGTCGATTTGGTGCAGGGCAGCGTCATCGATATTGCAATTTCGCCTCAGCAGGCAACGATTTCAGCGTTGCTTGGACACGTCAGAAAAGCAGACATCGTCAGTGTTTCATCGCTGAGACGCGGTGTCGCGGAAGCCATTGAAGCAATTGCACATGGCGATGAGACAACATCAAAAGTTGTGGGTCGTACCGTGGAACAAATCAAACTGCCACCCGGTACAACGATTGGGGCTATTGTGCGCGGTAATGAGGTTATTATTGCCAACGGCACCAGCAGGATCCAACAGGGTGACCATGTTGTGATGTTTATTACCGATAAGAAGTTTGTCAGGGATGTTGAACGGCTGTTCCAGCCAAGCCCATTCTTCTTATAAATTGCACCTTTTGTTAATCGAATTTAGCGTTAATTGAGTTTCAGATGAGAAGTTTTGTAGCGAAGACCCTGCAAATGGTCTTTACTTAGTTTGACATATTTGATGAATTTGCCAAGGAGTATTTATGAGTTTTATGAAAGAGTTTCGTGAGTTTGCCATGCGCGGCAACGTGGTCGACCTGGCAGTCGGTGTTATCATCGGCGCCGCTTTTGGCAAAATAGTATCGTCATTTGTCGCTGATATTATTATGCCACCGCTAGGCTTGCTGATTGGCGGAGTTGATTTTAAGCAGTTTGCTTTTGTCCTCAGGGAGGCCCAGGGAGCAGCACCCGCAGTAGTCATGCATTACGGGGTATTCATTCAGAACGTGTTTGATTTCATCATTGTTGCACTGGCCATATTCTGCGCAATTACCTTGATGAATAAAATGCGTCGTAAGCAGGAAGATAAGCCCGCTGCACCACCTAAACCAACAGCGGAAGAAACTCTGTTAGCGGAAATTCGTGATTTGCTGAAAGAGCAGCAGGCACCGAAACTGTAATTCTGCTTAGACTGATTAGAAGGGCAGTGTTGAATACTCAAACGAACACTCAACACTGCCCTCCAGATAACTCCCCTTCCCATTTTTCTCTTTGCGACGGTAGCTCCCTTTCCCTTTTTGATTTTTCTCAACACGCTGTTTGAACAGTGGATCATGAAGAAGCGCTTGTAACGCGTTATTCTGAATGATGCCTTTTTGATGCTTATAATGGCTCATAAAACCTCGATATGATTAATAGTAGTGAACAAAATGCGCGCACATCATACTGCTATAATCCTAACTATGAAAGTGGCTATTATACGACCGGAACATTCAAGCTACTTTACCCGCTCCATCCTCTAATGCTTCTAAAATAGAGCAACTTACGCTCGTATGTGAGGAGCCACAACAAGCGGCACTCAATCTTTGCAGGGATTCACGCATCTGATTAAGCTCCTTTAATTTAAGCTCAACCTCTGCGAGTCGTTCATCCACAATAGACTTTGACTCCTGACAAGTATGATGCAAAGGATCGATTCGAATAGAAAGTAACTCCTTGATTGCATCAAGCGTAAAACCTGTAGATTTGGCATAGCGGATGAAGCGTAAGCGCTGCACATCGCTTTCATCATATTGCCGATAACCTGATGTATTACGTGTGCCCGCTCCCATCATTCCCTGCTTTTCATAGTAACGAATAGTATCTGTGGACACGCTGGCCAGCCTGGCAAGTTCACCAATTTTATACATGTCTATTTCCCTCTCAATTTATCCTTCAGTGCATTTTCGTAATGCCCCCGAAGAAAGTCAGTGTTCATACCTGCCTGCTGTAAACGCATTTGTAAAACCTTCAGACGCTTTTCTGCGGGAAGAAACTTTGGATCATCACTGTCTAACATGTTCAGTAGATGATCCAAATCGATCGCCTCTTTTCGATCCTGCAACTCAGGCGGCAAATAGCCTGCATTTTTCAAGATACGATAGGACGTTCTGAGCTCCTCCGGAACTGCGCTTTCGTCATCCATGATAAGGGGACGGCCATTTCCAGGAAGGTTATCAAATTCACCCTTTTCCTGAGCATCTTTGATGTGCTTTTCAACCCACTGATCAATTAGAAACATGATTTCGCCTTTGTCACATTGAACGAGCCATCTTAGATCATAGCTGGAAGCGGCGCGCTGGAAAAGAGAGTGGAATTTAGCATGGTGAAAACTGGGAAGAAAAGGTTTAGAAACGTGAATTTTAGATGTAAAAAAACCGGGCAAAAGCCCGGTTTTTTCATGCATCTACAGATTATTCAGCAGTTGCTACTTCTGCTTTTGACTCTGCACGATCAACGAGCTCGATGTATGCCATCGGCGCATTGTCGCCTGCACGGAAGCCACACTTAAGAATACGAGTGTAACCACCAGCACGGCTCGCGAAACGCGGACCCAGTTCATTAAACAGTTTTGCCACGATCTCGTTATCACGAGTACGGGCGAATGCCAGACGACGATTTGCAACATTGTCGGTCTTGGCAAGAGTAATCAGCGGCTCAACAACGCGACGCAGCTCTTTCGCTTTCGGCAGGGTCGTCTTGATGATCTCATGACGAACCAAAGAGCCGGCCATGTTACGGAACATAGCCTGTCGGTGGCTGCTGTTACGGTTCAGTTGACGACCACTCTTACGATGGCGCATGACCTTATCCTTCTCAGTAAAACCTTAACCTGTGATCCGGTTACTCGTCAGCAATACTTGCTGGTGGCCAGTTTTCCAGGCGCATGCCCAGAGACAAACCACGGGACGCAAGTACGTCTTTGATCTCAGTAAGAGATTTTTTACCCAGGTTAGGTGTTTTAAGTAACTCAACCTCGGTACGCTGTACCAGATCACCGATGTAGTGGATTGCTTCTGCTTTAAGGCAGTTAGCAGAGCGGACAGTCAATTCCAGATCGTCAACAGGGCGCAGCAGGATTGGATCGAATTCCGGCTTCTCTTCTTTGACTTCCGGTTGACGTACATCACGTAAATCAACGAAAGCTTCAAGTTGTTCAGCAAGAATGGTTGCCGCACGACGAATCGCCTCTTCAGGATCGATCGTACCGTTGGTTTCCATTTCGATAACCAGCTTGTCCAAATCAGTACGCTGTTCTACACGCGCTGCTTCAACATTGTAGGCAATTCGCTCTACAGGGCTGTAGCATGCGTCTACTAACAGACGACCAATTGGGCGCTCATCTTCTTCCGAATGAATTCGGGCAGACGCCGGCACATAACCACGACCGCGCTGAACTTTGATACGCATGCTAATTGCAGCGTTCTCATCGGTCAGGTGGCAGATGACATGTTGCGGCTTGACGATTTCGACATCACCATCATGGGTAATGTCGGCTGCAGTCACAGGGCCAATGCCAGACTTATTCAGGGTAAGAATAACTTCATCTTTCCCTTGAACTCTCACCGCCAGCCCTTTCAGGTTGAGCAGGATCTCCAGGATATCTTCCTGTACGCCTTCTTTGGTGCTGTACTCATGCAGTACACCATCAATCTCAACCTCGGTCACCGCGCAACCCGGCATGGATGAAAGCAGAATACGGCGCAGTGCGTTGCCTAAAGTATGGCCAAAGCCACGTTCTAAAGGCTCAAGGGTCACCTTGGCGTGCGTCGAACTGACTTGCTCGATATCTACCAGGCGCGGTTTTAGAAACTCTGTCACAGAACCCTGCATTGTGTCCTCTCTTTGGTACTAAGCTTTACTTGGAGTAAAGCTCGACGATCAGGTGTTCGTTAATGTCGGAAGACAGATCAGTACGTTCAGGCATACGCTTGAACACACCTTCCATCTTAGCAGCATCAACTTCAAGCCAAGTCGGCTTTTCACGCTGTTCAGCCAACTCCAAAGCGGCCTTCACGCGAGATTGCTTTTTAGCTTTCTCACGGATGCTGACAACGTCATTCGGAGATACCTGATAAGAAGCGATGTTAACAACGCGACCGTTTACCATAATAGCTTTGTGGCTAACTAACTGGCGGGATTCCGCACGAGTAGCGCCGAAGCCCATACGATAAATGACGTTGTCCAAACGACCTTCAAGCAGTTGCAACAGGTTTTCACCAGTGTTGCCTTTCAGGCGTGCTGCTTCTTTATAATAGTTACGGAACTGACGCTCCAGAACACCGTAAGTACGGCGAACTTTTTGCTTTTCACGTAACTGTACACCGTAGTCAGACAGACGCGGCTTACGCGCACCATGCTGACCAGGAGCTTGTTCGATTTTACACTTGGTATCGATCGCGCGAACGCCAGATTTAAGGAATAAATCTGTGCCCTCACGACGGCTAAGCTTGAGCTTAGGACCCAAATATCTTGCCATTTTCTCTCTCCAACAAACCTAAAAGCAGCGTTATACGCGACGCTTTTTCGGCGGACGACAACCGTTATGAGGGATAGGAGTCACATCAGTAATATTAGTGATGCGGAAACCAGCCGCGTTTAATGCGCGGATAGTAGACTCACGACCAGGACCAGGTCCTTTAACCATAACTTCCAGATTCTTGATACCGTATTCTTTCACTGCGTCAGCGCAGCGCTCTGCTGCAACCTGAGCTGCGAACGGAGTGGATTTACGAGAACCACGGAAACCGGAACCACCAGCTGTTGCCCAACCCAAAGCATTACCCTGACGATCGGTAATGGTAACAATGGTGTTGTTGAAAGAAGCATGGATATGAGCCACGCCGTCAGAGACTTGTTTTCTTACACGTTTACGTGTACGAACAGGTGCCTTTGCCATTTATTCAATCACCCCGATTATTTCTTGATCGGTTTACGCGGACCCTTACGGGTACGTGCGTTAGTCTTGGTACGCTGACCGCGTACTGGAAGACCACGACGATGACGCAAACCACGATAAGTCCCAAGGTCCATAAGACGCTTGATGCTCAGGGTGACTTCACGACGCAGATCACCTTCAACAATGAACTTGGCAACTTCGTCACGCAGTTTTTCGATTTGCTCTTCAGACAGCTCACTGATCTTAACATTTTCAGCAATACCGGATGCAGCACAGATAGACTGTGAGCGGGTTTTGCCGATACCGTAGATCGAAGTTAATGCGATTACAGTATGTTTCTGATCAGGAATGTTAATGCCTGCTATACGGGCCACTATGCACTCCTACTATTTATATACGGCAACACCATTCTGAAAAGCCCGTTTTCAGGATACTCAAATAGTATTGCTGCTTACATACAAAAGATTGGCTGGCTAATCTAGCCAGCTCAACCCAACTTTGCAAGAAAAATATGCGAGATAATCAGCCTTGACGCTGTTTATGCTTCGGTTCTGCACTGCAGATTACGCGAACGACACCGTTACGCTTAACAATTTTGCAGTTACGACATAATTTCTTGACGGAAGCACGAACTTTCATTTTTACTCTCCGTAACTTCGCAAACTCACCAGATTAGCGGTTATAGCCTTTCAGGTTTGCTTTCTTCAATGCAGACTCATACTGACTTGACATCATCAGAGTTTGCACTTGAGCCATAAAGTCCATGATAACGACGACTACGATCAGTAGAGAAGTACCACCAAAGTAGAATGGAACTTTCATCGCGTCACGCATGAACTCCGGGATAAGGCAGATGAAAGTAATATACATCGCACCAATTAAGGTTAAGCGAGTCATTACTTTATCGATGTACTTCGCCGTTTGCTCTCCCGGACGAATTCCTGGTACAAATGCACCGGACTTCTTCAGGTTATCTGCTGTCTCACGCGGGTTGAAAACCAACGCAGTATAAAAGAAACAGAAGAAGATGATTGCAGTCGCATAGAGTAACACATAAAGCGGTTGTCCAGGCTGCAAATACAGCGAAATCGTAGTCAGCCAGTTCCAACCAGTCCCACCCCCAAACCATGATGCAATCGTGGCAGGGAACAGAATAATGCTGGAAGCGAAGATCGCTGGGATAACCCCGGCCATATTCACTTTCAACGGTAAGTGCGTGCTCTGTGCTGCATAGACACGACGACCTTGTTGGCGCTTAGCATAGTTAACGACGATACGACGTTGACCACGTTCAACAAACACCACAAAGAAAGTCACTGCAAACACTAAAACTGCAACCAACAGCAACAGGAGGAAGTGCAGGTCGCCTTGCCGAGCTTGTTCGATAGTATGGGCAATCGCTGGCGGGAGACCCGCTACGATACCTGCAAAGATTATGATGGAAATACCGTTACCGATACCTCGTTCAGTAATCTGCTCCCCCAGCCACATCAGGAACATTGTCCCGGTCACTAAGCTCACAACTGCAGTAAAGTAGAACGCAAAGCCTGGATTTAACACCAGACCCTGCATACCAGGCATGTTCGGCAGACCGGTTGCAATACCGATTGACTGAAACACTGCCAATACCAGCGTACCGTAACGGGTGTACTGGCTAATCTTACGACGGCCAGCCTCCCCTTCTTTCTTTATTTCAGCTAACGCTGGATGAACCACCGTTAACAGCTGGATAATGATCGATGCCGAAATATACGGCATGATCCCCAGAGCAAAGATTGAAGCACGGCTAAGGGCACCACCAGAGAACATATTAAACATTTCAATGATGGTACCTCTTTGCTGCTCGAGCAATTTGGCAAGTACAGTGGCATCAATACCAGGGATCGGAATAAAAGAGCCGATACGGAAAACAATCAGCGCACCGATAACAAACAAAAGTCTGCGCTTCAGTTCGCCTAGTCCACCCTTGGCACTTTGAAAATCTAATCCCGGTTGCTTAGCCATCTGCTACTTATTCCTCAATTTTACCGCCAGCAGCTTCGATAGCAACACGAGCGCCTTTGGTGACACGCAAACCACGCAGAGTTACCGCACGACCGACTTCGCCAGAAAGGATTACTTTCGCGAACTCGATCTGGATACCAACCACGTTAGCGGCTTTCAGCGCGTTCAGGTCGATCACGTCGCCTTCCACCAGAGCCAGTTCAGACAGACGAACTTCTGCCGTGATCATAGCTTTGCGGGAGGTGAAGCCGAATTTCGGCAAACGACGATATAAAGGCATCTGACCACCTTCAAAACCACGACGTACGCCACCACCAGAACGTGAGTTCTGACCTTTGTGACCACGACCGCCGGTTTTACCCAGGCCAGAACCAATACCACGACCTACACGCCTTGGCGCTTGTTTGGCACCATCAGCCGGAGACAGAGTATTTAAACGCATCTCTTACTCCTCAACCTTAACCATGTAGGAAACCAGGTTGATCATACCGCGTACAGCAGGAGTATCCTCGCGCTCAACGGTGTGACCAATACGACGCAGACCCAGGCCCAGCAGAGTAGCTTTATGCTTCGGCAGACGGCCAATGGAACTGCGAGTTTGTGTAACTTTAATAGTCTTTGCCATGGTTAATTACCCCAGAATTTCTTCAACGGATTTACCACGCTTGGCAGCGACCATTTGTGGGGATTTCATATTTGCCAAAGCATCGATAGTTGCACGAACCACGTTGATCGGGTTGGTGGAACCATAAGCTTTAGCCAATACGTTATGAACCCCTGCAACTTCCAGGACGGCGCGCATTGCACCACCGGCGATAATACCGGTACCTTCGGAAGCCGGCTGCATGAACACACGGGAACCCGTATGAGCACCTTTAACAGGATGCTGCAGGGTGCCGCTATTCAGCGCGACATTCATCATGTTGCGACGGGCTTTTTCCATCGCTTTCTGGATCGCTGCCGGAACTTCGCGTGCTTTGCCGTAGCCAAAACCAACGCGACCGTTACCATCACCAACGACTGTCAGTGCGGTAAAGCTGAAGATACGGCCACCTTTTACGGTTTTAGATACGCGGTTTACCGCGATCAGCTTTTCCTGCAGTTCGCCAGCTTGTTTTTCGATGTGAGCCATCTTAAACCTCTTCCTTAGAACTGAAGGCCAGCTTCACGGGCAGCATCTGCCAGTGCCTGGACTCGACCATGATATTGGAAACCGGAACGGTCAAAGGATACTTTCGTAATCCCTTTTTCCAATGCGCGTTCTGCGATAGCTTTACCTACAGCAGTGGCAGCATCTTTGTTGCCGGTATACTTCAGTTGCTCAGTGATAGTTTTTTCTACAGTAGATGCAGCAACTATTACTTCAGAACCGTTTGGTGCGATAACCTGTGCGTAAATATGACGCGGGGTACGATGTACCACCAGACGAGTCGCACCCAATTCTTTGAGCTTGCGGCGTGCGCGGGTCGCACGACGGATACGAGCAGATTTCTTATCCATAGTGTTACCTTACTTCTTCTTAGCCTCTTTGGTACGCACGACTTCGTCGGCGTAACGGACACCCTTGCCTTTATAAGGCTCAGGACGACGGTAGGCACGTAAATCCGCAGCAACCTGACCGATAACCTGTTTATCAGCGCCTTTCAGCACGATTTCAGTTTGGGTCGGACATTCTGCAGTGATGCCTTCCGGCAGTTGATGATCGACCGGGTGAGAGAAGCCTAAGGCTAAATTCACCACGTTGCCTTTAACAGCAGCACGATAACCAACACCTACCAGTTGAAGCTTTTTAGTGAAGCCGTCGGTAACACCTACAACCATAGAGTTCAACAGTGCACGAGTGGTACCCGCTTGGGCCCAACCGTCTACAGCGCCTTCGCGTGGAGCGAAAGTCAGTGTATTTTCTTCCTGCTTAACTACAACAGCGTCATGGATAGTACGTGACAGCTCGCCGTTTTTACCCTTAATCGAAATAACCTGACCGTTGAGTTTTACCTCTACGCCGGCAGGAATGACGACGGGTGCTTTTGCAACACGAGACATTCTTTCCTCCCAATTAAGCTACGTAGCAGATAATCTCGCCACCAAGACCAGCCTGGCGAGCTGCACGATCGGTCATAACACCTTTAGAGGTAGAAATAACAGCGATACCCATACCGGCCATAACTTTTGGCAGCTCATCTTTTTTCTTGTAGATGCGCAGGCCTGGACGGCTGATACGTTGAATGCTTTCTACCACTGCCTTGCCCTGGAAGTACTTCAGTACTAATTCCAGTTCAGGCTTAGCGTCGCCTTCGATTTTAAATTCTTCAATGTAGCCTTCTTCCTTCAGCACGTTGGCAATAGCCACTTTCAGCTTGGAGGAAGGCATGGTGACCGCAACTTTGTTCGCGGCTTGACCGTTACGGATACGGGTCAGCATATCCGCGATCGGATCTTGCATGCTCATCTGTCTTTACTCCCGTGATTCAATTGGTGACAATTACCAGCTAGCCTTCTTAAGACCCGGAATTTCACCGCGCATAGCGGCTTCACGGACCTTAATACGGCTCAACCCGAACTTCCGCAGGAAAGCATGCGGACGACCAGTTTGACGGCAGCGGTTACGCTGACGAGACGGGCTGGAATCACGCGGCAGAGACTGCAGCTTAAGAACTGCATCCCAACGATCTTCGTCGGATGAGTTCACACCAGAGATAATAGCTTTCAATTCCTCGCGTTTAGCGCGGTATTTATCAGCCAGTTTTACGCGAACGACTTCGCGTGCTTTCATGGATTGCTTAGCCATTAGTAACCCTGCCTTACTTGCGGAACGGGAAGTTAAAGGCTGTCAGCAATGCACGGCCTTCATCATCGGATTTCGCAGTAGTGGTGATAGTAATATCTAAACCACGAACGCGATCGACTTTATCATAATCGATTTCCGGGAAGATGATCTGTTCACGCACGCCCATGCTGTAGTTACCACGACCATCGAAAGACTTAGCAGACAAGCCGCGGAAGTCACGAATACGTGGAACAGCAATGGAGACCAGACGCTCAAAGAACTCCCACATGCGTTCGCCGCGGAGGGTTACTTTACAGCCGATCGGATAGCCCTGACGAATTTTGAAGCCTGCAACTGATTTGCGTGCTTTGGTGATCAACGGTTTTTGACCGGAGATTGCTGCCAGGTCAGCTGCTGCGTTATCCAGCAGTTTCTTGTCAGCGATCGCTTCACCAACACCCATGTTCAGGGTGATCTTCTCGACCCGAGGGACTTGCATGACAGAATTGTAACCAAACTCAGCCATGAGTTTTTTTACGACATCGTCTTTGTAGTAATCATGCAGTTTCGCCATCGTACTACTCCAAATTACTTGATAGTTACGCTGTTAGATTTGAAGAAACGGACTTTTTTGCCATCTTCAAATCTAAAGCCTACACGGTCCGCCTTACCAGTAGCCGTGTTGAAGAGAGCAACGTTAGAAACCGGAATTGCAGCTTCTTTTTCAACGATGCCGCCTGGTTGGTTCAGGGCCGGTACAGGCTTCTGATGTTTCTTAACCAGGTTGATACCTTCAACAATGACTTTGCCAGAAGACAGTACATTTTTTACTTTACCGCGCTTACCTTTATCTTTACCGGTAAGCAGGATAACTTCGTCATCACGACGGATTTTCGCTGCCATGGTTCGCTCCTTAGAGTACTTCTGGTGCCAGAGAGATAATTTTCATGAACTTCTCATTACGCAGTTCACGAGTTACCGGCCCAAAAATACGCGTGCCGATTGGCTGCTCGCTGTTATTGTTTAAAATAACGCATGCATTACCATCGAAGCGAATGACAGAACCGTCCGGGCGACGAACACCCTTCTTGGTGCGCACCACTACCGCCTTCAGCACATCGCCTTTCTTCACCTTACCGCGAGGAATTGCTTCCTTGATGGTAATTTTGATGATGTCGCCGACGCCTGCGTAGCGACGGTGCGAGCCACCTAGAACCTTGATACACATTACGCGACGTGCACCGGAGTTGTCGGCCACGGTCAGCATAGTCTGTTCTTGGATCATGTTAGTGCTCCGCTAATGTCAACTACAACTTTAGGACCCAGGATAGGTCGTTAAGAAATCCCCACAATATGAGGGCGCGGCATTATAACACCGGTTCCCGATTATGGGTAGAAAAAATAAACGGCCCACGTACATGAGCCGTTTATCTATTTTTGAGAGGCGCTACTGTATTACAGAATCGCTTTCTCTACAACGCGAACCAAGGTCCAAGACTTAGTCTTAGACAGTGGACGGCATTCGCTGATTTCCACAACGTCGCCGATACCACATTCATTGTTCTCGTCATGTACGTGCAATTTAGTCGTACGTTTGATGAACTTACCGTAAATCGGGTGTTTCACCACGCGCTCAATCGCAACAACAATGGATTTTTCCATTTTGTTACTGATTACACGACCCTGCAGAGTACGGATCTTGTCAGTCATTACGCACCCGCCTTTTCAGTCAGTAAAGTTTTCACACGTGCTACATCACGACGCACTTGCTTCAACAGGTGTGTTTGCTGCAACTGGCCGCTTGCCGTTTGCATGCGCAGGTTAAACTGCTCACGCAAAAGGTTCAGCAACTCAGTGTTCAGCTCTTCCACGCTTTTTTCGCGCAGCTCTTGTGCTTTCATTACATCACCGTCTTAGTTACAAAGGTGGTTTTGATAGGCAGTTTGGCTGCTGCCAGCTGGAAGGCTTCACGAGCCAGCTCTTCAGGCACACCGTC
This genomic interval from Rahnella aceris contains the following:
- the rplX gene encoding 50S ribosomal protein L24, with product MAAKIRRDDEVILLTGKDKGKRGKVKNVLSSGKVIVEGINLVKKHQKPVPALNQPGGIVEKEAAIPVSNVALFNTATGKADRVGFRFEDGKKVRFFKSNSVTIK
- the rpsN gene encoding 30S ribosomal protein S14, producing the protein MAKQSMKAREVVRVKLADKYRAKREELKAIISGVNSSDEDRWDAVLKLQSLPRDSSPSRQRNRCRQTGRPHAFLRKFGLSRIKVREAAMRGEIPGLKKASW
- the rplE gene encoding 50S ribosomal protein L5, translating into MAKLHDYYKDDVVKKLMAEFGYNSVMQVPRVEKITLNMGVGEAIADKKLLDNAAADLAAISGQKPLITKARKSVAGFKIRQGYPIGCKVTLRGERMWEFFERLVSIAVPRIRDFRGLSAKSFDGRGNYSMGVREQIIFPEIDYDKVDRVRGLDITITTTAKSDDEGRALLTAFNFPFRK
- the rplN gene encoding 50S ribosomal protein L14, yielding MIQEQTMLTVADNSGARRVMCIKVLGGSHRRYAGVGDIIKITIKEAIPRGKVKKGDVLKAVVVRTKKGVRRPDGSVIRFDGNACVILNNNSEQPIGTRIFGPVTRELRNEKFMKIISLAPEVL
- the rpmC gene encoding 50S ribosomal protein L29; the protein is MKAQELREKSVEELNTELLNLLREQFNLRMQTASGQLQQTHLLKQVRRDVARVKTLLTEKAGA
- the rpsQ gene encoding 30S ribosomal protein S17, which codes for MTDKIRTLQGRVISNKMEKSIVVAIERVVKHPIYGKFIKRTTKLHVHDENNECGIGDVVEISECRPLSKTKSWTLVRVVEKAIL
- the rpsH gene encoding 30S ribosomal protein S8 gives rise to the protein MSMQDPIADMLTRIRNGQAANKVAVTMPSSKLKVAIANVLKEEGYIEEFKIEGDAKPELELVLKYFQGKAVVESIQRISRPGLRIYKKKDELPKVMAGMGIAVISTSKGVMTDRAARQAGLGGEIICYVA